Proteins co-encoded in one Bacillota bacterium genomic window:
- a CDS encoding NAD(P)/FAD-dependent oxidoreductase: MKKVAIIGAGISGLTAGIYALQSGFDVTIYESNTKPGGASTSWRRNGYLFEGGLHWLIGSSSQVPLNRLWREVGALDDQVQMYNRDPFMAFDFEGRMAYLYRDIEKLRRHFLELSWEDEKEINRLCSDIKKFTKVTAPVVDIKGVKVKQKSSMPLSMLLHMLPAFPRISFYSNQSIKEYARRFKSPLLRLMLESIVGPDYSAAGTVFTIATLASGDGGYPVGGSLGMASRMAKRFEKLGGKILYGQTVTKVPIQDGIASGVIVDNKTMLADAVIVTQDTLAAVDTLFSPAIQEPWTERMHENAKPTLDTFIGVGVETNLSDLPERIQFVPDQPLVCGGTPQPFIGICNYAGYKGYAPEGCTAVTSAIIGDSYDFWKTCKENGNYQAEKEKLAKTFIEILAKKYPQTAGKVAVWDVATPLTYERYLHSYKGSWMSIMEKGSNPEYFPSKPKSIQNVYFAGQRLRSPGGLPVAVDSGRRAIQFLCRDTDTVFQKNI, from the coding sequence AAGGTTGCAATCATCGGTGCCGGAATATCAGGGCTTACGGCAGGCATTTATGCTCTTCAAAGCGGATTTGACGTGACAATTTACGAAAGCAACACTAAACCGGGCGGAGCCTCTACAAGTTGGCGGAGAAATGGGTATTTATTTGAAGGCGGATTGCACTGGCTGATCGGCTCATCGTCTCAAGTTCCACTGAACAGGCTCTGGCGCGAGGTCGGCGCACTGGACGACCAAGTACAGATGTACAACCGCGATCCGTTTATGGCTTTTGACTTTGAAGGCCGGATGGCATATCTTTATCGTGATATTGAGAAGCTTCGCCGGCATTTTCTTGAGCTTTCATGGGAGGACGAAAAAGAAATCAACCGTTTATGCTCAGATATTAAAAAGTTCACGAAGGTTACAGCGCCCGTCGTGGACATTAAAGGCGTAAAGGTGAAACAAAAATCTTCCATGCCTCTGTCGATGCTTTTACATATGCTTCCTGCATTTCCCCGCATATCCTTTTATTCCAATCAGAGTATCAAAGAATATGCCCGCCGTTTCAAAAGTCCGCTGCTGCGGTTGATGCTTGAGAGTATCGTAGGCCCCGATTACAGCGCTGCCGGAACGGTTTTCACCATCGCGACGCTTGCATCCGGTGACGGCGGTTATCCTGTGGGCGGCTCTCTGGGCATGGCAAGCCGGATGGCGAAACGCTTTGAGAAGTTGGGCGGCAAGATTCTGTACGGCCAAACCGTCACCAAAGTGCCGATCCAGGACGGCATCGCAAGCGGCGTTATCGTCGACAACAAGACAATGTTGGCAGACGCCGTTATCGTTACTCAGGATACACTTGCTGCTGTCGACACACTGTTCAGTCCCGCCATTCAAGAACCATGGACGGAAAGAATGCATGAAAATGCCAAGCCCACACTCGATACCTTTATCGGCGTGGGTGTTGAAACGAACTTGTCCGATTTGCCGGAAAGAATACAATTTGTGCCGGATCAGCCACTTGTATGCGGGGGCACTCCGCAGCCGTTTATCGGTATCTGTAATTATGCAGGTTACAAAGGATATGCACCGGAAGGTTGTACGGCAGTTACTTCCGCCATAATCGGCGACAGCTATGATTTCTGGAAAACCTGCAAAGAGAACGGAAACTATCAAGCCGAAAAAGAGAAACTTGCCAAGACATTTATTGAGATATTGGCAAAAAAATACCCACAGACAGCAGGGAAAGTAGCCGTTTGGGATGTTGCAACTCCGCTTACTTATGAACGGTATCTGCATTCTTATAAGGGCTCGTGGATGTCCATAATGGAAAAAGGGAGTAATCCGGAATATTTTCCGTCCAAACCAAAAAGCATTCAAAACGTTTATTTTGCCGGCCAGCGTTTGAGAAGCCCCGGCGGCTTACCCGTAGCGGTGGATTCAGGGCGCAGGGCCATCCAGTTTTTATGCAGGGATACCGATACGGTGTTTCAGAAGAATATATAA